Proteins co-encoded in one Parascardovia denticolens DSM 10105 = JCM 12538 genomic window:
- a CDS encoding aldo/keto reductase, with product MQTIKLNDGNEMPQLGFGVFQVPDLAVAEEAVANALQVGYRLIDTATAYGNEEVVGKAIAASGLDREEVFVTSKLWVSQFTYDKAKEGIDQSLAKLGLDYMDLYLLHQPYGDVAGAWKALEEAQEAGKIRSIGVSNFYADQVKNLELMAKVKPAVNQIEISPWFQQEEEVAFLQGEGIAAEAWAPFAEGKDGIFTAPTIASIGSRYRKSNGQVILRWLLQRGIVVIPKSVHRARMEENFDVFDFHLTDEEMALMAGLDRKQSQFFDHRDPAAIEAIFGSSLKQLEV from the coding sequence ATGCAGACGATCAAACTCAACGACGGCAACGAAATGCCCCAGCTCGGATTCGGCGTTTTCCAAGTGCCGGACCTGGCTGTGGCCGAGGAAGCGGTGGCCAACGCCTTGCAGGTGGGCTACCGCCTCATCGACACCGCCACGGCTTACGGCAACGAGGAGGTGGTGGGCAAGGCCATCGCCGCCAGCGGGCTGGACCGGGAGGAGGTCTTCGTTACCTCCAAGCTGTGGGTGTCGCAATTCACCTACGACAAGGCCAAGGAAGGCATCGATCAGTCTCTGGCGAAGCTGGGCTTGGATTACATGGACCTCTACCTGCTCCACCAGCCTTACGGGGATGTCGCCGGAGCTTGGAAGGCCCTGGAAGAGGCCCAGGAGGCCGGGAAGATCCGCTCCATCGGGGTCTCCAACTTCTACGCAGACCAAGTCAAGAACCTGGAATTGATGGCCAAGGTCAAGCCCGCGGTCAATCAGATCGAGATCTCCCCCTGGTTCCAGCAGGAGGAGGAAGTCGCCTTCCTGCAAGGGGAGGGGATAGCCGCCGAGGCCTGGGCTCCTTTCGCTGAGGGGAAGGATGGGATTTTCACCGCCCCGACCATCGCTTCCATCGGCTCCCGCTATAGGAAGAGCAACGGTCAGGTGATTCTGCGGTGGCTGCTGCAGAGGGGGATCGTGGTCATTCCCAAGAGCGTGCACCGCGCCCGTATGGAGGAGAATTTCGACGTTTTCGACTTCCACCTGACCGATGAGGAGATGGCCCTGATGGCCGGTTTGGACCGCAAGCAAAGCCAGTTCTTCGACCATCGGGACCCGGCCGCGATCG